The following are encoded in a window of Sminthopsis crassicaudata isolate SCR6 chromosome 5, ASM4859323v1, whole genome shotgun sequence genomic DNA:
- the LOC141544671 gene encoding uncharacterized protein LOC141544671 isoform X2 has translation MKKIFNFGKKGQSSSSRFNLPSFFGSQPVYRTQGYLIQSKDLGKIHKAALRGDVVKVQQLLLLGKNTVNELDKMKRTPLHLACANGYPDVVSLLIERKCELDLLDNDNKTPLMKDMIRKLQQELADSQKEESILSQKALEMKQLLKIYQMESEDMIRKLQQELADSQKEESMLSQKALEMKQLLKIYQMESEDMIRKLQQELADSQKEESMLSQKALEMKQLLKIYQMESELQESQEQKRETQQYNELEEHMQKFKMECATFENSGEQDENIWETINFYFKHIQDLKRQLDAAFSKFMQLELMNKIIQEESFSSKSLQKNHDKLERKKRNLKKLIAWS, from the exons ATGAAGAAGATTTTCAATTTCGGCAAGAAGGGGCAATCTTCATCTAGCCGCTTCAACCTGCCGAGTTTCTTTGGCTCCCAACCGGTTTACCGCACCCAAGGATACCTGATCCAGAGCAAGGACCTCGGAAAGATCCATAAAGCTGCCTTGCGCGGGGATGTGGTGAAGGTGCAGCAGCTGTTGCTGCTCGGAAAAAACACCGTAAATGAACTGGATAAAATGAAGCG AACACCTCTTCACCTGGCTTGTGCTAATGGATATCCAGATGTTGTATCTCTCTTAATAGAGAGAAAATGTGAACTCGACTTGTTagataatgacaacaaaacaCCTTTAATGAAG GATATGATAAGAAAGCTTCAACAAGAACTTGCAGATTCCCAAAAAGAAGAATCCATTCTTTCACAAAAGGCTTTGGAAATGAAGCAACTACTGAAGATATATCAAATGGAAAGTGAA GATATGATAAGAAAGCTTCAACAAGAACTTGCAGATTCCCAAAAAGAAGAATCCATGCTTTCACAAAAGGCTTTGGAAATGAAGCAACTACTGAAGATATATCAAATGGAAAGTGAA GATATGATAAGAAAGCTTCAACAAGAACTTGCAGATTCCCAAAAAGAAGAATCCATGCTTTCACAAAAGGCTTTGGAAATGAAGCAACTACTGAAGATATATCAAATGGAAAGTGAA TTGCAGGAATCTCAGGAacagaaaagagagacacagCAGTATAATGAGTTAGAAGAGCATATGCAAAA ATTTAAAATGGAATGTGCCACATTTGAAAATTCAGGAGAGCAAGATGAAAACATTTGGGAAactatcaatttctatttt AAACATATTCAAGACCTTAAAAGACAATTGGACGCAGCATTCTCAAAATTTATGCAGttggaattaatgaataaaataattcaagaagAATCATTTTCTAGCAAAAGTCTGCAAAAGAATCATGACAagctggaaaggaagaaaaggaatttgaaGAAGTTAAT
- the LOC141544671 gene encoding uncharacterized protein LOC141544671 isoform X1 encodes MKKIFNFGKKGQSSSSRFNLPSFFGSQPVYRTQGYLIQSKDLGKIHKAALRGDVVKVQQLLLLGKNTVNELDKMKRTPLHLACANGYPDVVSLLIERKCELDLLDNDNKTPLMKDMIRKLQQELADSQKEESILSQKALEMKQLLKIYQMESEDMIRKLQQELADSQKEESMLSQKALEMKQLLKIYQMESEDMIRKLQQELADSQKEESMLSQKALEMKQLLKIYQMESELQESQEQKRETQQYNELEEHMQKFKMECATFENSGEQDENIWETINFYFKHIQDLKRQLDAAFSKFMQLELMNKIIQEESFSSKSLQKNHDKLERKKRNLKKLMLSII; translated from the exons ATGAAGAAGATTTTCAATTTCGGCAAGAAGGGGCAATCTTCATCTAGCCGCTTCAACCTGCCGAGTTTCTTTGGCTCCCAACCGGTTTACCGCACCCAAGGATACCTGATCCAGAGCAAGGACCTCGGAAAGATCCATAAAGCTGCCTTGCGCGGGGATGTGGTGAAGGTGCAGCAGCTGTTGCTGCTCGGAAAAAACACCGTAAATGAACTGGATAAAATGAAGCG AACACCTCTTCACCTGGCTTGTGCTAATGGATATCCAGATGTTGTATCTCTCTTAATAGAGAGAAAATGTGAACTCGACTTGTTagataatgacaacaaaacaCCTTTAATGAAG GATATGATAAGAAAGCTTCAACAAGAACTTGCAGATTCCCAAAAAGAAGAATCCATTCTTTCACAAAAGGCTTTGGAAATGAAGCAACTACTGAAGATATATCAAATGGAAAGTGAA GATATGATAAGAAAGCTTCAACAAGAACTTGCAGATTCCCAAAAAGAAGAATCCATGCTTTCACAAAAGGCTTTGGAAATGAAGCAACTACTGAAGATATATCAAATGGAAAGTGAA GATATGATAAGAAAGCTTCAACAAGAACTTGCAGATTCCCAAAAAGAAGAATCCATGCTTTCACAAAAGGCTTTGGAAATGAAGCAACTACTGAAGATATATCAAATGGAAAGTGAA TTGCAGGAATCTCAGGAacagaaaagagagacacagCAGTATAATGAGTTAGAAGAGCATATGCAAAA ATTTAAAATGGAATGTGCCACATTTGAAAATTCAGGAGAGCAAGATGAAAACATTTGGGAAactatcaatttctatttt AAACATATTCAAGACCTTAAAAGACAATTGGACGCAGCATTCTCAAAATTTATGCAGttggaattaatgaataaaataattcaagaagAATCATTTTCTAGCAAAAGTCTGCAAAAGAATCATGACAagctggaaaggaagaaaaggaatttgaaGAAGTTAATGTTAAGTATCATTTAG